In Saprospiraceae bacterium, a genomic segment contains:
- a CDS encoding translation initiation factor, translating to MKKTKLDSLSDLAIVFSTGTQKEQPNQDFETPVSSNKKLQVVRVQLNTRLKAGKSATIVYGLSENEAILQQICKQIKQKCGVGGSVKDGEIIIQGDQVQKVILMLKDLGYSNTKKSGA from the coding sequence ACAAAACTTGATTCCTTAAGTGATCTTGCTATTGTTTTTTCTACTGGAACTCAAAAGGAGCAGCCAAATCAAGATTTTGAAACTCCGGTATCTTCAAACAAAAAATTGCAAGTTGTTCGCGTTCAATTGAATACTCGCCTTAAAGCTGGCAAATCTGCAACCATCGTTTATGGTTTAAGTGAAAATGAAGCTATTCTACAACAAATATGTAAACAGATTAAACAAAAATGTGGTGTTGGTGGAAGCGTAAAAGATGGAGAAATTATTATTCAGGGAGACCAGGTGCAGAAAGTTATTCTAATGCTCAAAGATCTTGGATATAGCAATACTAAGAAAAGTGGTGCTTAG